CACGATGTGTAGTTGCCTTCCCAGGGCACACCATGACCTGAATCCAGTTCCAGAATCCACTGGGTGACATTGTCCAAGAAGTAGCGGTCGTGCGTTACGACGATAACCGTGCCGGGATACTCGCGAAGCTGTTCCTCCAGCCAGTTGACCGTCTCGGGATCAAGATGGTTGGTCGGCTCGTCCAACAAAAGCAGATCGGGACGTTCCAAAAGAATCTTGCACAAAGCCACCCGCCGACGTTCACCACCCGACAGCGTACCGACGATACGGTCGTCATCGGGCAGGCAAAGAGCATCACCGGCGATGTTCATGCTTTGATCCAGATTCCAACCGTCGACAGTGTCGATCTTATCCTGCAGCACACCCATCCGATCCATGGTTTTTTGCATCTCGTCATCATCCATCGGCTGGGCCATAGCGTCGGCCAGACTGTTGTATTCGTCAAGCAACGCCTTGGTTTCACCGAAAGCGGATTCTATTGTCTGGCGCACGGTCAGCTTGGGATCGAGCTTGGGTTCCTGCTCGACCATACCGGCGCGGAATCCGGGCGTGATGAAAGCGTCCCCCTGAAATTCTTTGTCCACACCGGCCATGATGCGCAGCACGGTGGTTTTACCGGAGCCGTTCTCACCGACGATACCTATCTTGGCGCCGGGGAAGAAACTGAGGTTTATTTCTTTGAGGACTTGTTGTTGACCGTAGAATTTGTTTACGCGGTACATGTTGAAGATAAACTTCTCCGCCATGTCAGGACTCTCCATTCGGGGTTGGCGTTACCGGCCCATAGTAACACACACTCGCCGCACAGGCAAGCGGTGATAAATCACTTTCTGGCGCTTCGCGCCCGTCGTCAAGTAGGGTTTTTATTCTCGGTCATTCCGTGCTTGACACGGAATCCAGCCTTCAGCCTCTTTACAGTAGGCCAACAGCCCGCGTGCCCCTGACAAAAAAAGTCGGGACCACAAGGGGTCCCGACCTACAGAGCTTCAACTATGACAGATACTGGACGCGCGAAGCGCCTGAGGCCCATTTATGGGTGATTTATCACCTACGCACAGTAGATGCGGACTTTCTCCTGCTCCTCGTCAACCTCAATCGAAGTCTCCGCCAACGCCTGGATCAGCGTATCGATGTCCTTCGACTCCAACTGTTTCAAGTCGATATTCAACCCCTTGTCCGACAGCTTCGATGCAAACACGCCGTGCGCTTTGTCAGGCATTACAGAACCCAGCTTCACGCCGGCTTTCAAAAGTATCAGCGGTATCTTGATATCGACGTTTTCGCCGCGACGGTTGCTGCCCGGCTTTGCTTCCACTTTGACATGCAGAAACTTCGGTTTCTTCTTGGGGCCGTTGTCGTCTGCATGTTCCGGCTCCTGGGCTTTCTCCGCATTCTCAAGAGCCGCCAACAACCGTTCGGCTTCGTCGACTTTGATCTTTCCCTCGGCCAGCATTTGCAGGATTCGCGTTCTGTTTTCACTCATGGTTTACTCCTTATGTTTCTTTTTCTAATTGCATTCTTCCTGTTGTATGTCAGTCCGCCGCGGCGGATTGTGCTCCTGTCGCTCTGTCGAAACCACAGGGGTTTCGACCTACGTTTCTCTCATTGTTCTGTTTACATCCAAAGGACCGACGACTCGCTGGTGAACATCGTTGGCAGAGTCATTGCGAAGGGTGTGGGAATCTCGGTCCTTGGCTGCCCCGCAAGTAACAACCGCTCCGCAATGTCGACACTGATCAGTCCCCGATCGAGTTCCTGTAGTACATGCATGGCCATGCTACTCATCTGTACCTCCGCCGCTCAACTGTTCAATCGCATCCTCCACCGCTATCTCCCCGCGCTCAAGCTGCTCCAGCACACTTGAGGACCCAGCCGGTTCATCCACCGTTTCCACTTCGACAAAATCCAGTCGCTCGGAGATTCGGTTGAGACGCCCTTTGACCGTTGGGTAGCTGATGCCAAAATGCTTCTCCATCTGTTTGATCGATCCATGGCATTTGACGAACACAGCCACAAACACCTGATCATCAGCCTTCAGCCTGGCCAGCGGCGGCAAATCAAACTGGCCCTCGACCGCGACATTCTCACCGTCAATCGCTACCCTTTGAACTGTCAGCGGCCGGTTACCGGTAATCCTGGTTAGATATTCCCAGTCTTTTTTCATTCTGTCTCCATATTGATTATTTTAAGTATTATAACGCAAAATCTTAATATTTGTTACATATTTATCATATGATATTGATATATTTATCAGGGAAACGCAATAATCAGCCGTACTCCACCTGAAAACCACTATAATATAGGCTGTTTCGAGCACAAAAAGGCCGGGCTCGCAACCCTGTGTCAGGACTGCGGACCCGGCTAGATTAATTACAGTTTTGGGTGCTACAACCCGACGATTGTCAAACCGGGCGCGTGCTCGATACGATAACGGAAAGTCACGATTTGCTCGGCCCCCGGCTCAAGCCGCAGCTTCCAACTCACTATTTCTTTGTTGTCGGAAATCACGGCGTCGGGTGCTACGCCATCCACCTTGACTTTAACCCGTTCGTCCTGACTGACCGGCAGCGCTTCCTCCAGGTCGATCAGGGCGGGTTGACGGCCGTTGTTGGTCAGTTTGATTTCTATTTCGGTTTCATGGCGAACCTTGGTATCACCGCTGAGCCAATGATCGTTCTGACTCTGGTTCTCACTATATACTTCTCTGTCAACCTCGATGAAGTTGTTCAGACCAAACGGCAGTTCGAACTCCTGACCGGGTACAACCGGATCAATTAAGGCCGTGGTGCCGAGGTAATTTGATTCGGCAAAAACCGATACCCGACCCGGCATCAGAACAGTCTCTTCGTTATTGGTGATGGCTGCAAACCGATACACCCCTTCCATCAAGGTCGGACGACAGACAAGGTCCGGCCGGCCGGGCAGGGACAGGCTGGCAATCGTCGTGCGCACCCCCTGACTACTGGATGGAATCGTCTCTGGGCGAGGCACCCGGTACTCCGTGGCGTAGGTGCTGATCATTCCGGTAACCAGTGACAACTTGGCGCCCGCTGAACCCAGCTCGCTAAGAGGCTCCTCTGCCGATACACCGTCGACAATAAAGGCAACCTCTCCCGCACGACCGCCTCGGATGTATACCTCTCCCTTTTTTCCGACAGTGATTCCGTTTGCTCCATAAGTCAGTTCGTCCATTACCGGTACGGGTGGGGGTGCTGCCAGAGTCAGATACCAGGGGTCCAACTCGGCCGGTCCGGTGCCGTGCGATGGTTCGACTGTCGACAGGGTCAACTCCACATCGTACCAATCCTCACCGGTGCGCTGCTTCACTTCGGCAAAGTAGTCCAGCCGGACATTGGTGTCTTCCTCCGACAGCCGGGCATCATACAACGGTGTCCAACCGGCGCCGGGGATCATGTATTCGAGCGTCACCACAACGGAACCGGCTGTTTCGAGATTGAGATCGATTTGGGCGGTGCGCGTTGTCCGGCGTTGAGGTGAGCGAATTGAACTGAGTTGAGCATTAAGTTTCTGTAAG
This genomic window from Candidatus Zixiibacteriota bacterium contains:
- a CDS encoding mucoidy inhibitor MuiA family protein, producing the protein MYKPMMLTIKVTCFVALLGMSVHASVQEVQAPIKKVTVYPGRAKVSRIVSMDFGAGEQSCIIKDLPLSVDVTSLRASAYGVKGITLLGFNHREEYHIQSSQQNVAELETKIRLFDENDLQRIKDRIASFEEQKKLLALITKGAGEQASEGVERGGLDVDQWQAAFRFVGDRQLEVNDSIRLAKAELGVKTNHLQKLNAQLSSIRSPQRRTTRTAQIDLNLETAGSVVVTLEYMIPGAGWTPLYDARLSEEDTNVRLDYFAEVKQRTGEDWYDVELTLSTVEPSHGTGPAELDPWYLTLAAPPPVPVMDELTYGANGITVGKKGEVYIRGGRAGEVAFIVDGVSAEEPLSELGSAGAKLSLVTGMISTYATEYRVPRPETIPSSSQGVRTTIASLSLPGRPDLVCRPTLMEGVYRFAAITNNEETVLMPGRVSVFAESNYLGTTALIDPVVPGQEFELPFGLNNFIEVDREVYSENQSQNDHWLSGDTKVRHETEIEIKLTNNGRQPALIDLEEALPVSQDERVKVKVDGVAPDAVISDNKEIVSWKLRLEPGAEQIVTFRYRIEHAPGLTIVGL
- a CDS encoding DUF2089 domain-containing protein; its protein translation is MKKDWEYLTRITGNRPLTVQRVAIDGENVAVEGQFDLPPLARLKADDQVFVAVFVKCHGSIKQMEKHFGISYPTVKGRLNRISERLDFVEVETVDEPAGSSSVLEQLERGEIAVEDAIEQLSGGGTDE